The following are from one region of the Salvia hispanica cultivar TCC Black 2014 chromosome 1, UniMelb_Shisp_WGS_1.0, whole genome shotgun sequence genome:
- the LOC125202076 gene encoding UDP-N-acetylglucosamine 1-carboxyvinyltransferase 2-like — translation MSSKFDPFLPLNPNLILPHPNPPPNSPHLPAAPPAAAKLVITGGNSLSGHAPISGSKNSALAILAATLCCRGDSRLSNVPQLIDTTTMAAVLSSLGAEIEFSGNNLVVRTERVGSVEPDAGLVGRIRGGFFVVGPLLARFGEAAVGLPGGCDIGARPVDIYVRGLRELGAVVELRDNKLVARAANGRGLVGGRFRLDYPSVGATQTLMMAACLAEGTTLLSNVAREPEIADLASFLTSAGARVEGVGTDKIRIHGTRQLYGAEHAIMPDRIEAGTFMLAAAITRSRISLSPVWPELLSVLIDKLSGAGCTISHMRDELELSAIPRRSGEGLRGFDVRTLPYPGFPTDLQPQTMAMLSTCDGLSIVEESVFENRLTHVKELQKFGAKIYTEGSTAFIHGKGRGEKLRGARVDAADLRGGMSLVLAGLAAEGVTQVSRMSNIDRGYESLETKLRSLGADVKRLEEPQSILRS, via the exons atgtCTTCCAAATTCGATCCATTTCTCCCACTCAATCCCAATCTCATCCTTCCCCACCCAAACCCTCCCCCCAACTCCCCTCACCTCCCCGCCGCCCCTCCCGCCGCCGCTAAACTCGTAATCACCGGCGGCAACAGCCTCTCCGGCCACGCGCCCATCAGCGGCTCCAAGAACTCAGCTCTGGCGATTCTTGCGGCGACGCTCTGCTGCCGCGGCGATTCGAGGCTCAGCAATGTGCCCCAATTGATCGATACGACGACAATGGCCGCCGTTTTGAGCTCTTTGGGAGCTGAGATTGAATTCTCCGGTAACAACTTGGTGGTGAGGACGGAGCGGGTCGGGTCGGTGGAGCCCGACGCGGGTCTGGTTGGGAGGATCCGAGGCGGGTTCTTTGTAGTCGGGCCGCTGCTGGCCCGGTTCGGCGAGGCGGCTGTTGGGCTTCCCGGCGGGTGCGATATTGGGGCCCGGCCCGTTGATATTTATGTTCGTGGGCTTAGGGAGCTTGGCGCCGTTGTGGAATTGAG GGACAACAAGCTCGTAGCACGTGCAGCGAACGGACGAGGTCTCGTTGGCGGGAGGTTCCGCCTTGACTACCCCAGCGTCGGAGCAACTCAAACTCTGATGATGGCGGCTTGCTTGGCCGAAGGCACGACGCTCCTCTCCAACGTTGCCCGA GAGCCAGAGATAGCCGATCTTGCTTCCTTCCTCACAAGCGCGGGGGCTCGTGTGGAAGGCGTGGGGACGGACAAGATACGCATTCACGGGACGAGGCAGCTCTATGGCGCTGAACACGCGATCATGCCTGATCGGATTGAGGCAGGCACGTTCATGCTCGCTGCTGCCATCACTCGCTCGCGCATTTCCCTCTCCCCTGTCTGGCCCGAGCTCTTGTCTGTCTTGATTGACAAGCTCTCGGGCGCTGGTTGCACGATCTCACACATGCGTGATGAGCTGGAG CTTTCCGCCATTCCTCGAAGAAGTGGAGAGGGCTTACGCGGTTTTGATGTTAGAACGCTCCCATATCCCGGATTCCCGACGGATCTCCAGCCTCAGACAATGGCGATGCTGTCAACGTGTGATGGTTTGAGCATTGTAGAGGAATCCGTGTTTGAGAACCGCTTGACTCATG TGAAAGAACTGCAAAAGTTCGGAGCTAAGATTTACACCGAGGGAAGTACTGCATTTATACACGGGAAAGGGAGAGGAGA GAAACTACGTGGTGCACGAGTTGATGCAGCTGACCTAAGAGGCGGGATGTCGTTAGTATTAGCCGGCTTAGCTGCAGAAGGAGTAACTCAGGTCAGCAGAATGTCTAACATAGACCGAGGTTACGAGAGTTTGGAGACGAAGCTTAGATCACTGGGAGCCGATGTGAAGAGGCTAGAGGAGCCCCAGTCCATCTTGAGATCAtga
- the LOC125202501 gene encoding ubiquitin-conjugating enzyme E2 36 isoform X2: protein MANSNLPRRIIKETQRLLSEPAPGISASPSEENMRYFNVMILGPTQSPYEGGVFKLELFLPEEYPMAAPKLGRICLDILKDKWSPALQIRTVLLSIQALLSAPNPDDPLSENIAKHWKSNEAEAVETAKEWTRLYASGA from the exons ATGGCGAATAGCAATCTACCGCgcagaatcatcaag GAAACCCAGCGTCTTCTAAGCGAACCAG CCCCAGGAATCAGTGCGTCGCCTTCAGAAGAAAATATGCGGTATTTCAATGTAATGATTCTTGGGCCAACACAGTCTCCTTATGAAG GAGGTGTTTTTAAGCTGGAGTTATTTTTACCAGAAGAATACCCAATGGCTGCCCCAAAG CTTGGAAGAATATGCCTGGACATTCTTAAAGACAAATGGAGTCCTGCACTTCAGATAAGAACTGTACTTTTGAG CATTCAAGCACTTTTGAGTGCTCCAAATCCTGATGATCCGCTCTCGGAAAATATTGCAAAGCATTGGAAATCAAATGAGGCCGAAGCTGTTGAAACAG CTAAAGAATGGACGCGTTTATATGCAAGTGGTGCATGA
- the LOC125202501 gene encoding ubiquitin-conjugating enzyme E2 36 isoform X1 — translation MANSNLPRRIIKETQRLLSEPAPGISASPSEENMRYFNVMILGPTQSPYEGGVFKLELFLPEEYPMAAPKVRFLTKIYHPNIDKLGRICLDILKDKWSPALQIRTVLLSIQALLSAPNPDDPLSENIAKHWKSNEAEAVETAKEWTRLYASGA, via the exons ATGGCGAATAGCAATCTACCGCgcagaatcatcaag GAAACCCAGCGTCTTCTAAGCGAACCAG CCCCAGGAATCAGTGCGTCGCCTTCAGAAGAAAATATGCGGTATTTCAATGTAATGATTCTTGGGCCAACACAGTCTCCTTATGAAG GAGGTGTTTTTAAGCTGGAGTTATTTTTACCAGAAGAATACCCAATGGCTGCCCCAAAG GTACGCTTCCTAACAAAAATTTACCACCCAAACATTGACAAG CTTGGAAGAATATGCCTGGACATTCTTAAAGACAAATGGAGTCCTGCACTTCAGATAAGAACTGTACTTTTGAG CATTCAAGCACTTTTGAGTGCTCCAAATCCTGATGATCCGCTCTCGGAAAATATTGCAAAGCATTGGAAATCAAATGAGGCCGAAGCTGTTGAAACAG CTAAAGAATGGACGCGTTTATATGCAAGTGGTGCATGA
- the LOC125200727 gene encoding anther-specific protein LAT52-like, with product MAKAASLVSMICIVAFVTVGRAYELFRVEGDVYCDPCRVQFQTPLSTKLSGAAIRVECRNTETKALTFSVNGTTNEQGHYVVEVVGDHEDDTCEVMAVSSPDSACNMPMDDVTVSRIECTTNSGIHTDARFANPLGFMTLDAAPQCLSVLKEILVDQIEN from the exons atggcaaagGCCGCATCTCTTGTCTCCATGATATGCATTGTGGCCTTTGTAACCGTCGGCCGTGCCTACGAGCTCTTTAGAGTCGAAGGCGATGTATATTGCGACCCTTGCCGCGTCCAGTTCCAGACCCCTCTCAGCACAAAGCTCTCAG GAGCCGCGATTAGAGTGGAATGCAGGAACACTGAGACAAAGGCGTTGACTTTCTCAGTCAACGGCACGACCAACGAGCAAGGCCACTACGTGGTGGAGGTTGTGGGCGACCACGAAGACGACACGTGTGAGGTGATGGCCGTCAGCAGCCCAGATAGTGCATGCAACATGCCTATGGATGACGTGACCGTGTCGCGCATCGAGTGCACCACAAACAGTGGGATCCACACCGATGCCCGCTTCGCTAACCCGTTAGGGTTCATGACCTTGGATGCTGCCCCGCAGTGCTTATCGGTGTTGAAAGAGATTTTGGTCGACCAAATTGAGAATTAA
- the LOC125201450 gene encoding TPR repeat-containing thioredoxin TTL1-like, with protein MSAKIKPELGLDSLSDRLRTTLPYAEADCAANKPDFRELDLGSPVSPLRTRTAAATTTTTTTTTSSSSSSSGSVSGRNPNPIPPRKSDSNSGELSAESSPSPSATRSFKPGHTRSDSTGSHPGSVSSPPLNVLPTGNICPSGRILKTGMASRSAKTDVLGSGSVNYGHGSIMRGGLASKPGLDASPPAFSRGLMVGGEPVKRAAPPPAIGAADPEEVKRMGNESYRKGNFAEALSLYDKAIALSPGNAAYHFNRAAALMGLRRLVEAARECEEAIGLDPGYVRAHHRLGSLLLSLGHIENARKHICFIGHQPDPVELQKLQSVEKHMSKCTAARRGGDWRSMLREVEAAIASGADASPQFCSCRAEALLNLHQLEDAFLALPSIHNSGPSSHLHSQSKIFGMLFEAYLYFVKSQIELAKGRFDSAVTAIEKAGQIDPRNVEIAVLLGNVRLVGRARARGNELFKSERYTEACSAYGEGLKHDPSNSVLYCNRAACWFKLGMWERSVDDCNQALRIQPNYIKALLRRAASNSKLERLSEAVRDYEVLRRELPDDKEVAESLFHAQVALKKSRGEEVHNMKFGGEVESVSGLEQFRAAVSSPGASVVHFKTSSSAECKQISPFLDTLCTRYPSINFLKVDIEDSASIAHAENVRIVPTFKIYKRGTRVKEMICPSPEVLESSVRHYSI; from the exons ATGTCGGCCAAAATCAAACCCGAATTAGGCCTCGATTCGCTCTCCGATCGCCTCCGGACCACCCTCCCCTACGCCGAGGCCGATTGCGCCGCCAACAAGCCGGATTTCCGCGAGCTCGATCTCGGCTCGCCGGTCTCCCCTCTCCGAACCCGAACCGCCGCCGCCacaaccaccaccaccaccaccaccacgaGCAGCAGCTCCAGCTCCTCCGGATCCGTTTCGGGTCGGAACCCTAACCCGATTCCGCCGCGGAAATCCGATTCCAATTCGGGAGAGCTCTCCGCCGAGagctctccctctccctccgCAACCCGGAGCTTCAAACCGGGCCACACCCGGTCCGATTCGACCGGTTCCCACCCCGGTTCAGTGTCCTCTCCGCCTCTAAACGTGCTTCCCACCGGCAACATTTGCCCCTCCGGCCGGATTTTGAAAACCGGGATGGCGAGCCGGTCCGCGAAAACCGATGTGTTGGGTTCCGGTTCGGTTAATTACGGCCACGGCAGCATAATGCGGGGCGGTCTTGCTTCAAAACCGGGTTTAGACGCCTCCCCTCCGGCTTTCTCGAGAGGGCTGATGGTGGGGGGCGAGCCGGTAAAGAGGGCGGCGCCGCCGCCTGCCATCGGCGCCGCCGATCCGGAGGAGGTGAAGAGAATGGGGAATGAGAGCTACAGAAAGGGGAATTTTGCGGAGGCTTTGAGCCTTTATGATAAAGCGATCGCTTTGTCGCCGGGGAATGCGGCCTACCATTTTAACCGGGCGGCGGCGCTGATGGGGCTGCGGCGGCTGGTGGAGGCGGCGAGGGAGTGTGAGGAGGCGATTGGGTTGGATCCGGGCTATGTCAGGGCTCACCACCGCTTGGGATCTCTGCTTCTTAG CTTAGGTCATATTGAGAATGCGAGGAAACATATTTGTTTTATCGGGCACCAACCGGATCCTGTTGAGCTGCAAAAGTTGCAGTCTGTAGAAAAGCACATGAGCAAGTGTACTGCTGCACGAAGAGGTGGTGATTGGAGGAGTATGTTGAGGGAAGTTGAAGCAGCCATTGCATCTGGAGCTGATGCTTCGCCTCAG TTTTGCTCGTGTAGGGCGGAAGCTCTTTTGAACCTCCATCAACTAGAAGATGCATTTTTGGCGTTGCCAAGTATCCATAATTCTGGTCCGTCTTCCCATCTCCATTCCCAGTCGAAGATATTCGGGATGCTTTTCGAAGCATATCTGTATTTCGTGAAATCCCAAATTGAGTTGGCGAAAGGAAG GTTTGATAGCGCTGTGACAGCCATTGAGAAGGCTGGACAGATAGACCCTCGCAACGTTGAAATAGCAGTTCTACTTGGCAATGTGAGGCTGGTTGGGCGTGCTCGTGCTCGTGGTAACGAATTATTCAAATCAGAAAGGTACACCGAGGCGTGCTCAGCTTATGGGGAAGGCCTCAAACACGATCCTTCGAATTCTGTTCTCTACTGCAACAGAGCGGCTTGCTGGTTTAAGCTTGGCATGTGGGAACGTTCAGTTGATGATTGTAACCAAGCCCTCCGTATCCAACCCAATTACATCAAAGCTCTGCTTCGGAGGGCTGCCTCAAATAGCAAG CTCGAGCGGTTGAGTGAAGCTGTGAGAGATTATGAGGTGTTGAGACGGGAACTCCCGGATGACAAAGAAGTCGCTGAATCTCTGTTCCATGCCCAAGTTGCTTTGAAGAAATCTCGAGGAGAAGAGgtacataacatgaaatttggCGGGGAAGTGGAGTCTGTTTCGGGTCTTGAGCAGTTCCGAGCTGCTGTCTCATCACCTG GTGCATCTGTGGTCCATTTCAAGACGAGCTCCAGTGCAGAATGCAAACAGATATCTCCGTTTCTTGACACATTATGCACCAGATACCCGTCTATCAATTTTCTCAAG GTGGATATCGAAGACAGTGCTTCAATAGCTCATGCTGAGAACGTCCGAATAGTGCCAACGTTCAAGATATACAAAAGGGGCACGCGAGTGAAGGAAATGATCTGCCCGAGCCCCGAGGTCTTGGAGTCATCGGTGAGGCATTACAGCATATAA